In Rubrivirga marina, the following are encoded in one genomic region:
- a CDS encoding AMP-binding protein, with the protein MTVPDPVRHHAETRPEAPALATGAETWTWHDLDVRVGDAAARLTAMPERVAVCADTSPDLVVWVLAALRTGRVLVPLSTRWRPAAVAQALGRLGIDRALTDADLARLGAEAEGDARGGAPSIPLDRPFTVVHTSGSTGTPKAILHTVGNHVWSARGVNEALGVTERSRWLLDLPLYHVGGLGVVVRCALAGATIAIPPPDLGLVEGISGLRPTHASFVATQLRRLLDAGADLSGLDAVLLGGSAVPADLLDAAVEAGVPAVTSYGMTEMTSTVTATAPGADRVELATSGRPLPHRDLRIAESGEIEVSGPTRFAGTLGPDGLQPAPTWHPTGDVGHLDAEGRLVVTGRVDLQFVSGGENVRPEAIEAALLALDSVREAVVVPVPDAEFGARPVAFVRLDGDAEVNGVALGDAVRASLPGFMVPVAFHTWRGAEGLKPDRPALTREAERRAAGSGENGRGDDPQSHVPRS; encoded by the coding sequence GTGACTGTCCCCGACCCCGTCCGCCATCACGCCGAGACGCGGCCGGAGGCGCCCGCGCTGGCGACTGGCGCCGAGACGTGGACGTGGCATGACCTCGACGTCCGGGTGGGGGACGCCGCCGCACGGCTAACGGCGATGCCCGAACGCGTCGCCGTCTGCGCCGACACGTCGCCCGACCTCGTCGTGTGGGTCCTGGCCGCGCTTCGCACCGGCCGCGTCCTCGTCCCGCTCTCGACGCGGTGGAGGCCGGCCGCCGTCGCCCAAGCGCTCGGCCGGCTCGGTATCGACCGTGCCCTCACCGACGCCGACCTCGCCCGCCTCGGCGCTGAGGCGGAGGGAGACGCGAGGGGAGGGGCGCCGTCGATCCCGCTCGACCGACCGTTCACCGTCGTCCACACGTCGGGCTCGACCGGAACCCCGAAGGCGATCCTCCACACCGTCGGCAACCACGTGTGGAGCGCGCGGGGCGTGAACGAGGCGCTGGGCGTGACCGAGCGGAGCCGGTGGCTGCTCGATCTCCCGCTGTACCACGTCGGTGGGCTCGGCGTCGTGGTCCGGTGCGCGCTGGCCGGTGCGACCATCGCCATTCCTCCGCCCGACCTCGGGCTCGTCGAGGGCATCAGCGGCCTCCGCCCGACCCACGCCTCGTTCGTCGCGACCCAACTCCGCCGGCTGCTCGACGCCGGCGCCGACCTGAGCGGCCTCGACGCCGTTCTGCTCGGCGGCAGCGCCGTCCCGGCCGACCTGTTGGACGCGGCGGTCGAGGCGGGCGTCCCCGCCGTCACCAGCTACGGGATGACGGAGATGACCTCGACCGTCACGGCGACCGCGCCCGGCGCCGACCGAGTCGAGCTCGCGACCTCTGGCCGGCCCCTCCCGCACCGCGACCTCCGCATCGCCGAGTCTGGGGAGATCGAAGTCTCCGGACCGACGCGGTTCGCCGGGACCCTCGGGCCGGACGGCCTTCAGCCCGCGCCCACGTGGCACCCGACGGGCGACGTCGGGCATCTCGACGCCGAGGGCCGGCTCGTGGTCACCGGCCGCGTCGATCTGCAGTTCGTGTCGGGCGGCGAGAACGTTCGCCCAGAAGCCATCGAGGCGGCGCTGCTGGCGCTCGACAGCGTCCGAGAGGCCGTCGTCGTGCCCGTTCCTGATGCCGAGTTCGGGGCCCGGCCGGTCGCCTTCGTCCGCCTCGACGGCGACGCCGAGGTGAACGGGGTCGCGCTGGGGGACGCGGTTCGCGCTTCCTTGCCCGGGTTCATGGTGCCGGTCGCCTTCCACACCTGGCGCGGCGCGGAAGGCCTGAAACCGGACCGCCCGGCGCTCACGCGTGAAGCGGAGCGCCGGGCGGCAGGGTCTGGCGAGAACGGGAGGGGGGACGATCCCCAGTCCCACGTCCCCAGGTCCTAG
- a CDS encoding 1,4-dihydroxy-2-naphthoate polyprenyltransferase, translating into MTDASPTTPSASVPRWRVWLDAARPKTLPAAIAPVLVGIALAVEAGAFHALAATCALLGAVLIQVGTNYANDAEDFVRGADTAARKGPTRATAAGLVTAGQMRTAAAVAFGLAFAAGIALILRGGWPILAVGLASIASGYAYTAGRYALAYTGLADLFVLVFFGPVAVGGTYYVQALDLPGWVPIAGLGPGFLATAILLANNVRDVEEDRAADKRTLVVRFGRPFGVRLYNHCISGAVVVPAALALVSRDHLGVLAAAVLAALLGRRLVRTLATTEDPAVLNPLLGKTAGLLFLYSVTFALGWVLT; encoded by the coding sequence GTGACCGACGCCTCGCCCACGACCCCGTCCGCCTCGGTGCCGAGGTGGAGGGTCTGGCTCGACGCCGCGCGGCCCAAGACGCTGCCGGCCGCCATCGCGCCCGTCCTGGTCGGGATCGCGCTCGCGGTCGAGGCCGGGGCCTTCCACGCGCTCGCCGCGACGTGCGCGCTCCTCGGCGCCGTCCTCATCCAGGTCGGGACGAACTACGCCAACGACGCCGAGGACTTCGTCCGCGGGGCCGACACCGCCGCGCGGAAGGGGCCGACACGCGCGACGGCGGCGGGTCTCGTGACGGCCGGGCAGATGCGGACGGCGGCGGCCGTCGCGTTCGGGCTCGCCTTCGCGGCCGGTATCGCCCTCATCCTCCGCGGCGGCTGGCCGATCCTCGCGGTGGGGCTGGCGTCGATCGCCAGCGGCTACGCCTACACCGCCGGCCGCTACGCCCTCGCCTACACCGGGCTGGCGGACCTTTTCGTCCTCGTCTTCTTCGGGCCGGTCGCCGTCGGCGGGACGTACTACGTGCAGGCGCTCGACCTGCCGGGGTGGGTGCCCATCGCCGGCCTCGGCCCGGGGTTTCTGGCCACGGCCATCCTGCTTGCCAACAACGTCCGTGACGTGGAAGAGGACCGGGCGGCCGACAAGCGGACGCTGGTGGTCCGGTTCGGGCGGCCGTTTGGCGTCCGGCTCTACAACCACTGCATCTCGGGCGCCGTCGTTGTGCCGGCCGCGCTCGCGCTCGTGTCGCGCGATCATCTCGGCGTGCTCGCCGCGGCCGTGCTGGCGGCGCTCCTCGGCCGTCGCCTCGTCCGCACGCTCGCGACGACGGAAGACCCGGCGGTCCTCAACCCGCTCCTCGGCAAGACCGCCGGGCTGCTCTTCCTGTATTCGGTCACCTTCGCCCTCGGCTGGGTGCTGACGTGA
- the menB gene encoding 1,4-dihydroxy-2-naphthoyl-CoA synthase produces the protein MAETKKKHHFTDRPTVSAPFEWESVGDFEDIVYEKGAPGTDTVGIARVTINRPEVRNAFRPTTVTEMIRAIDDARDDPSVGVFVLTGAGDKAFCSGGDQRIRGDHGYKEMAEGQETGTQRLNVLDFQTRIRKMPKPVIAAVNGWAVGGGHVLHVVCDLTIASDNARFMQTGPKVGSFDAGYGTAHLARIVGQKKAREIWFLCRPYSAQEALDMGLVNTVVPLAELERETVQWSREILQNSNIAIRMIKAAANADEDGGAGLQELAGHATMLFYMTEEGQEGKNAYLAGRPPNFDADGYRP, from the coding sequence ATGGCTGAGACCAAGAAGAAGCACCACTTCACCGACCGCCCGACCGTCTCCGCCCCCTTCGAGTGGGAGTCCGTCGGCGACTTCGAGGACATCGTCTACGAGAAGGGCGCGCCCGGGACCGACACGGTCGGCATCGCGCGCGTGACCATCAACCGCCCCGAGGTCCGCAACGCGTTCCGCCCGACGACCGTCACCGAGATGATCCGGGCCATCGACGACGCCCGTGACGACCCCTCGGTCGGCGTGTTCGTGCTGACGGGCGCCGGCGACAAGGCGTTCTGCTCCGGCGGCGACCAGCGGATCCGCGGCGACCACGGCTACAAGGAGATGGCCGAGGGCCAGGAGACCGGCACGCAGCGGCTCAACGTGCTCGACTTCCAGACGCGGATCCGCAAGATGCCGAAGCCGGTGATCGCGGCCGTCAACGGCTGGGCCGTCGGCGGCGGGCACGTGCTCCACGTCGTGTGCGACCTCACGATCGCCAGCGACAACGCGCGGTTTATGCAGACCGGCCCGAAGGTCGGGAGTTTCGACGCGGGGTATGGCACGGCGCACCTCGCCCGGATCGTCGGGCAGAAGAAGGCGCGCGAGATCTGGTTCCTCTGTCGGCCCTACTCGGCACAGGAGGCGCTCGACATGGGCCTCGTCAACACGGTCGTCCCGCTCGCCGAGCTCGAGCGCGAGACGGTCCAGTGGAGCCGCGAGATCCTCCAGAACTCGAACATTGCCATCCGCATGATCAAGGCCGCCGCGAACGCCGACGAGGACGGCGGCGCCGGGCTCCAGGAGCTGGCGGGCCACGCGACGATGCTGTTCTACATGACCGAGGAGGGCCAAGAGGGCAAGAACGCCTACCTCGCCGGCCGCCCCCCGAACTTCGACGCCGACGGCTACCGACCGTAG
- the menC gene encoding o-succinylbenzoate synthase, with protein MTIADVRVLPYRLPLAEPVMWNSERREARDGLLFRVESIGGHVGWGDAAPLPGFSRESLAEAESTLRDLGAALVGREIDVGAGLPGGALAAALDAAGLPASVRFAVDLALLDLAALEVGRTPPQVLHPDPAVVLPLNGLVMGTGDAAVESALWLAKAGYVAVKLKVGRQRVAEDVALVRAVDEALPAAVALRLDANRAWSWDEAVAFAEGVDGVVLDYVEEPLAEPERMPELWHDTGLPLALDETLQEPGGGTAIRGWAEAAVLKPTLLGGVARTLALAAAARAAGVRPVLSAAFESGVGLRGIAALAAATGAEPAGLDTYRWLAADVLSPLPFDRARVDMPGLFASPPAVSIP; from the coding sequence GTGACGATCGCCGACGTTCGCGTGCTGCCGTACCGGCTGCCCCTCGCGGAGCCGGTCATGTGGAACAGCGAGCGGAGAGAGGCCCGAGATGGGCTTCTTTTTCGGGTCGAGAGCATCGGAGGGCATGTCGGGTGGGGCGACGCGGCTCCACTCCCCGGGTTCAGCCGCGAGTCGCTGGCGGAGGCGGAGTCCACGCTGCGTGACCTCGGGGCGGCGCTCGTGGGGCGCGAGATCGACGTGGGCGCGGGGTTGCCAGGCGGAGCCCTCGCGGCTGCGCTCGACGCCGCGGGCCTGCCCGCCTCGGTACGGTTCGCCGTCGACCTGGCGCTCCTCGACCTCGCAGCCCTCGAAGTCGGGCGAACGCCCCCGCAGGTGCTTCACCCCGACCCCGCGGTCGTCCTCCCGCTCAACGGGCTCGTTATGGGGACCGGCGATGCCGCGGTCGAGTCGGCCCTGTGGCTCGCCAAGGCGGGGTATGTGGCGGTAAAGCTCAAGGTGGGGCGCCAGCGGGTGGCCGAGGACGTGGCGCTCGTCCGCGCGGTCGATGAGGCGTTGCCAGCGGCCGTCGCGCTCCGACTGGACGCGAACCGGGCGTGGTCGTGGGACGAGGCCGTGGCGTTTGCGGAGGGCGTCGACGGCGTCGTGCTCGATTACGTCGAGGAGCCCCTCGCCGAGCCAGAGCGGATGCCCGAGCTCTGGCACGACACGGGCCTTCCTCTCGCGCTCGACGAGACGCTCCAGGAGCCCGGCGGCGGGACCGCGATCCGGGGGTGGGCCGAGGCCGCGGTCCTCAAGCCGACGCTCCTCGGCGGCGTCGCGCGGACGCTGGCGCTTGCGGCGGCGGCGCGGGCGGCCGGCGTGCGGCCCGTGCTGAGCGCGGCGTTCGAGAGCGGCGTCGGGCTCCGAGGCATCGCGGCGTTGGCCGCGGCGACGGGCGCTGAGCCGGCCGGGCTCGACACGTACCGGTGGCTGGCAGCCGACGTGCTCTCGCCTCTCCCGTTTGACCGCGCTCGCGTCGACATGCCTGGCTTGTTCGCGTCGCCACCCGCCGTCTCGATCCCGTGA
- the menD gene encoding 2-succinyl-5-enolpyruvyl-6-hydroxy-3-cyclohexene-1-carboxylic-acid synthase, giving the protein MLPHLVSAPNVNHLWAALLVEELVRQGTTFFVVCPGSRSTPLAVAVANNPKAEALVHWDERAAGFVALGWGRATGRPAAVVTTSGTAVANLLPAAVEARQSGVPMVLLTADRPPELRETGANQAIRQPGLFATVALWAHDLGTPTPAVDPAVVLTTAAEAVSRACDGGPVHLNLPFREPLGGTPDGSDPSVRLDALGGWAGGEEPYTRRLAPTVRPEVGELAHGLHGVERGVVVLGPLDTEDAETPTAAAEIADRLGWPLLPDLLSGARLGHVPEAAVAVDLALTSATLRALHPEAVLQFGGRPTSKRVAQWIADARPDLYVHVHPRRERIDPVHRVTHRLVAPVGPVAMALDESLASRDARRTGRLGDGWRSGWRAASQAARRAADSILAESGLSEPVVARAIVRALPKGAGLVAAASMPVRDLDTYAEAGGPAVVVTANRGASGIDGTVATAAGFARGRGLPTGLLIGDLALLHDQTSLALLRDGLPVIVVCVNNDGGGIFHRLPIAHGEGRLVEDTFERFFGTPHGLTFEHAAAQAGLAYNAPESVEALEAAIDQGLSSGASVLIEVRTSREQQTALRRRIEAACAEAVDQALSGR; this is encoded by the coding sequence GTGCTGCCGCACCTCGTCTCCGCCCCGAACGTCAACCACCTCTGGGCGGCGCTGCTCGTCGAGGAGTTGGTCCGCCAGGGGACGACGTTCTTCGTGGTCTGCCCCGGCTCGCGGAGCACGCCCCTCGCGGTCGCCGTCGCCAACAACCCGAAGGCCGAGGCGCTCGTGCACTGGGACGAGCGGGCCGCGGGCTTCGTCGCGCTCGGGTGGGGCCGCGCGACGGGCCGCCCTGCCGCCGTCGTGACGACCTCGGGGACGGCCGTCGCCAACCTGCTCCCCGCCGCCGTCGAGGCACGCCAGTCGGGCGTGCCGATGGTGCTCCTCACGGCGGACCGGCCGCCCGAGCTCCGCGAAACCGGGGCGAACCAGGCCATCCGTCAGCCCGGCCTGTTCGCGACCGTCGCCCTCTGGGCGCACGATCTTGGGACACCGACGCCGGCCGTGGACCCGGCGGTGGTCCTGACGACGGCCGCGGAAGCCGTTTCTCGGGCGTGCGACGGCGGGCCGGTCCACCTCAACCTCCCGTTTCGGGAGCCGCTGGGGGGGACGCCAGATGGATCCGACCCTTCGGTGCGATTGGACGCGCTGGGTGGGTGGGCAGGGGGAGAGGAGCCGTACACGCGCCGGCTCGCCCCGACGGTCCGCCCGGAAGTCGGCGAGCTCGCGCATGGGCTCCACGGGGTCGAGCGGGGCGTCGTGGTGCTCGGACCGCTCGACACGGAGGACGCCGAGACGCCGACCGCCGCGGCCGAGATCGCGGACCGGCTCGGCTGGCCGCTCCTCCCGGACCTCCTCTCGGGCGCGCGCCTCGGTCACGTCCCCGAGGCGGCGGTCGCGGTCGATCTCGCGCTGACGAGCGCCACCCTCCGCGCCCTCCACCCGGAGGCCGTCCTCCAGTTCGGCGGCCGGCCGACGTCGAAGCGCGTGGCCCAGTGGATCGCCGACGCCCGACCCGACCTCTACGTCCACGTCCATCCCCGTCGAGAGCGGATCGACCCCGTCCACCGGGTGACGCACCGGCTGGTCGCGCCGGTCGGCCCGGTCGCCATGGCGCTCGACGAGTCGCTGGCGTCGCGCGACGCTCGCCGCACGGGCCGCTTGGGAGACGGCTGGCGGTCCGGCTGGCGCGCGGCGTCCCAGGCCGCCCGCCGGGCGGCGGACTCCATTCTGGCCGAGTCTGGCCTCTCCGAGCCTGTCGTCGCCCGGGCCATCGTCCGCGCGCTCCCCAAAGGGGCGGGGCTCGTGGCGGCTGCGTCGATGCCCGTTCGGGACCTCGACACGTACGCCGAGGCGGGCGGGCCGGCCGTCGTCGTCACCGCGAACCGCGGCGCCAGCGGGATCGACGGGACGGTTGCCACGGCCGCCGGGTTCGCCCGCGGACGGGGCCTCCCGACGGGGCTCCTCATCGGCGACCTCGCGCTGCTCCACGACCAGACGAGCCTCGCGCTGCTCCGCGACGGGTTGCCGGTCATCGTCGTCTGCGTCAACAACGACGGTGGCGGGATCTTCCATCGGCTCCCCATCGCCCACGGTGAGGGCCGGTTAGTCGAGGACACGTTCGAGCGGTTTTTCGGCACGCCGCACGGACTGACGTTCGAGCACGCCGCGGCGCAGGCCGGGCTCGCGTACAACGCGCCGGAGTCCGTCGAGGCGCTGGAGGCCGCGATCGACCAGGGGTTGTCGTCGGGCGCGTCGGTGCTCATCGAGGTGCGGACAAGCCGTGAGCAACAGACCGCGCTCCGCCGTCGGATCGAGGCCGCCTGCGCCGAGGCCGTCGACCAGGCGCTGAGCGGGAGATGA
- a CDS encoding peptidyl-prolyl cis-trans isomerase, with protein sequence MNSIRERAGGFMVGVLVVAFGGLWALQDSGAFDAVGLGPDGRTIGEVDGEPIEGELYQRAVDQQLDAYQAQGLEVTGSLQRNIEDRVFDSLVDNALVEREMDRLGVEVTDDEVFELITGPTPDPLIAQVFPDGQGGVDRAALQQVVEDPQFAEQLQAIEEQVRRNRRQAKLSALITATTRVTPSELQSEFVRQNRRATAELVALRYADVPDDQVEVSDRDLRSYYDDHIEDFERDASYSIEYVAFDKAPTAADSARATDELQGLVQGFRQAPDPVAYARRNSFGAAVDPAFVGAGDLPAELASAVYSNLTEGRVVGPVVAGDRAYVARIQGLRDGDATAVKARHILFPAGSEDQARQVREQINSGDLSFAAAARQFSTDRSNSAQGGDLGWFGEGRMVEAFEQAAFAAPEGQVIGPVQSPFGVHLILVEDRATSEVQLVQIERPVEADFGRVLGEAEDFAAFIELEDRDFAEEAQERGIAPTPVEVQDSQAQVPGLELGRDFFRFLRRADEGQVSEPFDAGGSFIVARLVERREAGPAPFEEVRGQVETEVLTERKKEVQTAALQNALDGASSLGAIAAAAGTDVETVSDLSMVQGTIPNYGVEPRAVGAAFGLQPGQRSGVIAGDQAAFVVRTTSLTGATDGEFTADARTSIREQLLQQKRSRVLQAWLQGLRDEAEVDDFRNDLL encoded by the coding sequence ATGAACAGCATTCGCGAGCGCGCCGGCGGCTTCATGGTCGGCGTCCTGGTGGTCGCCTTCGGCGGCCTCTGGGCGCTCCAGGACTCCGGCGCATTCGACGCCGTCGGCCTCGGGCCGGACGGCCGGACCATCGGCGAGGTCGACGGCGAGCCCATCGAGGGCGAGCTCTACCAGCGCGCCGTCGACCAGCAGCTCGACGCCTACCAGGCCCAGGGCCTCGAGGTCACGGGCTCGCTCCAGCGCAACATCGAGGACCGCGTGTTCGACAGCCTCGTCGACAACGCGCTCGTCGAGCGCGAGATGGACCGGCTCGGCGTCGAGGTCACCGACGACGAGGTGTTCGAGCTCATCACGGGCCCGACCCCCGACCCGCTCATCGCGCAGGTCTTCCCCGACGGGCAGGGCGGCGTCGACCGGGCCGCGCTCCAGCAAGTCGTCGAGGACCCGCAGTTCGCGGAGCAACTCCAGGCCATCGAGGAGCAGGTCCGCCGGAACCGCCGGCAGGCCAAGCTCTCGGCCCTCATCACGGCCACGACGCGCGTGACGCCGTCCGAGCTCCAGTCCGAGTTCGTCCGCCAGAACCGCCGCGCGACCGCCGAGCTCGTCGCGCTCCGCTACGCCGACGTCCCCGACGATCAGGTCGAGGTCTCGGACCGCGACCTCCGGAGCTACTACGATGACCACATCGAGGACTTCGAGCGGGACGCGTCGTACTCCATCGAGTATGTGGCCTTCGACAAGGCCCCGACCGCGGCCGACTCGGCCCGCGCGACGGACGAGCTCCAGGGCCTCGTACAGGGCTTCCGCCAGGCGCCGGACCCCGTGGCCTATGCCCGCCGCAACTCGTTCGGCGCCGCCGTCGACCCCGCGTTCGTCGGCGCCGGCGACCTCCCGGCCGAGTTGGCCTCGGCGGTCTACTCGAACCTGACCGAGGGCCGCGTGGTCGGGCCCGTGGTGGCCGGCGACCGGGCCTACGTCGCCCGGATCCAGGGCCTCCGCGACGGCGACGCGACGGCCGTCAAGGCCCGCCACATCCTCTTTCCGGCCGGCTCGGAGGACCAGGCCCGCCAGGTCCGCGAGCAGATCAACAGCGGCGACCTCTCGTTCGCCGCGGCGGCCCGTCAGTTCTCGACGGACCGGAGCAACAGCGCCCAGGGCGGCGACCTCGGCTGGTTCGGCGAGGGCCGGATGGTCGAGGCGTTCGAGCAGGCCGCCTTCGCCGCGCCCGAGGGCCAGGTGATCGGGCCCGTCCAGAGCCCGTTCGGCGTCCACCTCATCCTGGTCGAGGACCGGGCCACGTCGGAGGTGCAGCTCGTCCAGATCGAGCGGCCCGTCGAGGCCGACTTCGGCCGCGTGCTCGGCGAGGCCGAGGACTTCGCCGCCTTTATCGAGCTTGAGGACCGCGACTTCGCCGAGGAGGCCCAGGAGCGCGGCATCGCCCCGACGCCGGTCGAGGTCCAGGACAGCCAGGCCCAGGTGCCCGGCCTCGAGCTGGGCCGCGACTTCTTCCGCTTCCTCCGCCGCGCCGACGAGGGCCAGGTGTCGGAGCCGTTCGACGCGGGGGGTAGCTTCATCGTCGCCCGACTGGTGGAGCGCCGCGAGGCCGGTCCGGCCCCCTTCGAGGAGGTCCGCGGGCAGGTCGAGACGGAGGTCCTGACCGAACGCAAGAAGGAGGTCCAGACGGCCGCGCTCCAGAACGCGCTCGACGGCGCCTCCTCCCTCGGCGCGATCGCCGCCGCGGCCGGGACGGACGTCGAGACCGTGTCGGACCTCAGCATGGTCCAGGGGACGATCCCGAACTACGGCGTCGAGCCGCGCGCCGTCGGCGCCGCGTTCGGGCTCCAGCCGGGCCAGCGGAGCGGCGTCATCGCCGGCGACCAGGCCGCCTTCGTCGTCCGCACGACGTCGCTCACGGGCGCGACCGACGGCGAGTTCACGGCGGACGCCCGGACCTCGATCCGCGAGCAGCTCCTCCAGCAGAAGCGCTCGCGCGTCCTCCAGGCGTGGCTCCAGGGCCTCCGCGACGAGGCCGAGGTCGACGACTTCCGCAACGACCTGCTGTAG
- a CDS encoding isochorismate synthase, which yields MPATPLAPASAPALRLAKALDRVVRGWSGRCVLRVETPVDPVDPLRWVARQKGAPVHYWRGRGDDEARAGVGAALTIDARSLTDADAVDDLMGSLPAGARLFATARFDAAAEVGEEWAAFGAVRVVLPRVELRSDGRTARLAVHLAPGESPTVAHAALAALCGPAPEAEGELALPYMRRDDPARAEWDRMLRWSLAAFEDGDLEKVVLARRARFSFEEPVDAAGLLQRLEAATPRCYHALTSPDGESAFLTATPERLVRIDGRELSTEAVAGTRPRSETDAADDALRAELMASEKDRREHVYVRDAIADALAPLAERVEVDSEAGAMTLARGRHLHTGIRATLPASTGVLDVLRALHPTPAVGGTPTPEALDAIDRLEPFDRGLYAGPIGWIGRDERGREAADLAVGIRSGLVDGRTLSLYSGAGIVAGSDPASEWAEIEHKIGDFARVLGLDARVEA from the coding sequence GTGCCCGCCACCCCGCTCGCCCCGGCCTCCGCGCCCGCCCTCCGCCTCGCGAAGGCCCTCGATCGAGTCGTCCGCGGCTGGTCGGGACGTTGCGTCCTGCGTGTCGAAACGCCCGTCGACCCCGTCGACCCGCTCCGGTGGGTGGCGAGACAGAAGGGGGCTCCGGTCCACTACTGGCGGGGCCGGGGAGACGACGAGGCCCGTGCCGGCGTGGGCGCCGCCCTCACCATCGACGCCCGGTCACTCACGGACGCGGACGCGGTCGATGACCTGATGGGCTCGCTTCCGGCTGGCGCCCGCCTGTTCGCGACGGCCCGGTTCGATGCCGCGGCTGAGGTGGGGGAGGAGTGGGCCGCGTTCGGCGCGGTCCGCGTCGTGCTGCCCCGCGTCGAGCTCCGCTCGGATGGCCGGACGGCCCGGCTCGCCGTCCACCTCGCGCCGGGCGAATCCCCGACGGTGGCGCACGCCGCGCTCGCTGCGCTCTGTGGCCCCGCGCCCGAAGCCGAGGGCGAGCTCGCACTCCCGTACATGCGCCGGGACGATCCCGCGCGGGCGGAATGGGACCGGATGCTTCGCTGGTCGCTGGCGGCGTTCGAGGACGGCGATCTCGAAAAGGTGGTCCTCGCCCGCCGCGCGCGGTTCTCGTTCGAGGAGCCCGTCGACGCCGCCGGGCTGCTCCAGCGGCTCGAAGCGGCCACGCCGCGGTGTTACCACGCCCTCACGTCGCCCGACGGAGAGTCAGCGTTCCTGACGGCCACGCCGGAGCGGCTCGTCCGGATCGACGGTCGCGAGCTCTCGACGGAGGCCGTCGCTGGAACCCGGCCGCGCTCGGAAACGGACGCCGCCGACGACGCGCTCCGCGCCGAGCTCATGGCCAGCGAAAAGGACCGCCGGGAGCACGTCTACGTCCGCGACGCCATCGCGGACGCGCTCGCGCCCCTGGCCGAGCGCGTCGAGGTCGATTCCGAGGCCGGCGCGATGACGCTGGCCCGGGGCCGGCACCTCCACACCGGCATCCGCGCGACCCTGCCCGCCTCGACCGGCGTGCTCGACGTGCTGCGGGCGCTCCACCCGACGCCGGCCGTCGGCGGGACGCCCACGCCGGAGGCGCTCGACGCCATCGACCGGCTGGAGCCGTTCGACCGCGGGCTCTACGCCGGGCCTATCGGCTGGATCGGCCGGGACGAGCGGGGCCGCGAGGCGGCCGACCTCGCCGTGGGCATCCGCTCCGGGCTCGTCGACGGGCGGACGCTCTCGCTGTACTCCGGCGCCGGCATCGTCGCTGGCTCCGACCCGGCCTCCGAGTGGGCCGAGATCGAGCACAAGATCGGCGATTTCGCTCGCGTGCTCGGGCTCGACGCGCGCGTCGAGGCGTAG
- a CDS encoding alpha/beta fold hydrolase, translating into MRPPVVLLHGFLGRGADWDSVRLGLPTDWDVHAPDLPGHGSAHALPEAAHTVDGAADLVASQAEAPVDLVGYSMGGRLALHVAVTRPEAVRRLVLISASPGLRAEAERAERRALDAARAAEIAADLPAFVDRWYRMPLFSLPDDLRHRLTADRIAHNDPAGLGRSLEGMGTGAQPSHWDALAGIRAPTLAVAGARDAKFVRLAQQMAEAGGFETAIVPGAAHLLPAEAPDALAALLTDFLTRPDPPSDG; encoded by the coding sequence ATGAGGCCGCCCGTCGTCCTGCTCCACGGGTTCCTCGGCCGCGGCGCCGACTGGGACTCCGTCCGCCTCGGCCTGCCGACGGACTGGGACGTCCACGCGCCCGACCTCCCCGGCCACGGGTCTGCCCACGCGCTCCCCGAGGCGGCCCACACCGTGGACGGCGCGGCCGACCTCGTTGCAAGCCAGGCAGAAGCTCCGGTCGACCTCGTCGGGTACTCGATGGGCGGACGGCTGGCGCTCCACGTTGCCGTGACGCGTCCGGAGGCCGTCCGGCGGCTCGTGCTCATCTCCGCCTCCCCCGGGCTCCGCGCCGAGGCGGAACGGGCCGAGCGACGGGCGCTCGACGCGGCCCGCGCCGCCGAGATCGCCGCCGACCTCCCGGCGTTCGTCGATCGCTGGTACCGGATGCCGCTGTTCAGTCTGCCCGACGATCTCCGCCACCGGCTCACGGCCGACCGGATCGCGCACAACGACCCGGCCGGCCTCGGGCGATCCCTCGAGGGCATGGGCACCGGCGCGCAGCCGAGCCACTGGGACGCGCTCGCCGGAATCCGCGCCCCGACGCTCGCCGTAGCAGGCGCCCGCGACGCCAAGTTCGTTCGTCTCGCTCAGCAGATGGCCGAGGCCGGCGGGTTCGAGACGGCCATCGTTCCCGGCGCCGCCCACCTCCTCCCGGCCGAGGCCCCTGACGCCCTCGCCGCGCTCCTCACCGACTTCCTGACCCGACCCGATCCGCCCTCCGATGGCTGA